Proteins from a single region of Streptomyces sp. Tu 3180:
- a CDS encoding glycoside hydrolase family 6 protein translates to MYDSRGVGAFAGRRASAVVLGAALLITGCSSSDGEGDEPEAGAGITQQPKESDPFWVNPDGTAARQVAALEKAGKKEEARQLRRIAEQPVGEWISPENPREQARGFTEAADEAGRTALLVLYNIPHRDCGQYSQGGAADGNAYRAFVDDVAEGIGDRPATVILEPDAVLHLVDGCTPEEFHEERYDLLKGAIAKLKGLKNTKVYLDAGNAGWGNPDQIFEPLKWAGIDQADGFSVNVSNFYSTEDSIAYGKQLSAKVGDKPFVIDTSRNGNGPYTEGAADERWCNPPGRALGETPTVKTADPLVDAYLWVKRPGESDGECKGGPKAGQWWEEYALELAGAGD, encoded by the coding sequence ATGTACGACAGCAGGGGGGTCGGGGCGTTCGCCGGGAGGCGGGCGTCCGCGGTGGTGCTGGGGGCGGCACTGCTGATCACGGGATGCTCCTCCTCCGACGGCGAGGGGGACGAGCCGGAGGCCGGCGCGGGGATCACCCAGCAGCCGAAGGAGTCCGATCCCTTCTGGGTCAACCCGGACGGCACCGCCGCACGGCAGGTCGCCGCGCTGGAGAAGGCCGGGAAGAAGGAGGAGGCCCGGCAGCTCCGCAGGATCGCCGAACAGCCCGTCGGCGAGTGGATCAGCCCGGAGAACCCCCGGGAGCAGGCCCGCGGCTTCACCGAGGCCGCCGACGAGGCGGGCCGCACCGCGCTGCTGGTCCTCTACAACATCCCGCACCGCGACTGCGGCCAGTACTCGCAGGGCGGTGCCGCCGACGGCAACGCCTACCGCGCCTTCGTCGACGACGTCGCCGAGGGCATCGGGGACCGGCCGGCGACCGTGATCCTCGAACCCGACGCGGTGCTGCACCTGGTGGACGGCTGCACCCCGGAGGAGTTCCACGAGGAGCGCTACGACCTCCTCAAGGGCGCGATCGCCAAGCTCAAGGGCCTGAAGAACACCAAGGTGTACCTGGACGCGGGCAACGCCGGCTGGGGCAACCCCGACCAGATCTTCGAGCCGCTCAAGTGGGCGGGCATCGACCAGGCCGACGGTTTCTCGGTGAACGTCTCCAACTTCTACTCCACCGAGGACTCCATCGCCTACGGCAAGCAGCTCTCCGCCAAGGTCGGCGACAAGCCCTTCGTCATCGACACCAGCCGCAACGGCAACGGCCCGTACACCGAGGGCGCCGCGGACGAGCGCTGGTGCAACCCGCCCGGCCGCGCGCTCGGCGAGACGCCGACGGTGAAGACCGCGGACCCGCTGGTCGACGCCTACCTGTGGGTGAAGCGGCCCGGCGAGTCGGACGGCGAGTGCAAGGGCGGGCCCAAGGCGGGCCAGTGGTGGGAGGAGTACGCGCTGGAGCTCGCCGGGGCCGGCGACTGA
- a CDS encoding class F sortase: MEAQERSPSGTGRLLAGLAWLVLLLGLWLWGREVTDVPSGTSGPTTGDMAAAGRPPQVELPPAHRPLGASPPQRIDIPALGVQAPVVARGLDERGAPDAPPFDQPGVVGWYAHGTAPGAAGTALMVGHLDTETRPAVFHGVGTLRPGQRIRVVRADARVAEFTVEDVQVVDRDHFDARQAYGPRRAGRAELRLVTCGGGFDRASGGYTANVIVSAYLTGTSTGAPTRRVTEALTGTAAGSPPGTGTERPVPRPHS, from the coding sequence ATGGAGGCGCAGGAACGTTCCCCGTCCGGCACCGGACGGCTGCTCGCCGGCCTGGCCTGGCTGGTGCTGCTGCTGGGGCTGTGGCTGTGGGGGCGCGAGGTGACCGACGTCCCGTCCGGGACCTCCGGGCCCACCACGGGCGACATGGCGGCCGCCGGACGCCCGCCCCAGGTCGAACTGCCCCCGGCGCACCGCCCCCTGGGCGCCTCGCCGCCGCAGCGCATCGACATCCCCGCCCTCGGCGTCCAGGCGCCGGTGGTCGCCCGCGGCCTGGACGAACGCGGGGCGCCCGATGCGCCGCCGTTCGACCAGCCGGGCGTGGTCGGCTGGTACGCGCACGGGACGGCGCCGGGGGCGGCCGGCACCGCGCTGATGGTGGGACACCTCGACACCGAGACCCGGCCCGCCGTCTTCCACGGGGTGGGCACGCTGCGGCCCGGCCAGAGGATCAGGGTGGTCCGCGCGGACGCCCGGGTCGCCGAGTTCACCGTCGAGGACGTCCAGGTCGTCGACCGGGACCACTTCGACGCCCGGCAGGCCTACGGGCCGCGCCGCGCCGGCCGGGCGGAACTCCGGCTGGTCACCTGCGGCGGCGGCTTCGACCGGGCGAGCGGCGGCTACACGGCCAACGTGATCGTCTCCGCCTACCTGACCGGGACGTCGACCGGGGCGCCCACCCGGCGCGTGACCGAAGCGCTGACCGGTACCGCGGCCGGGAGCCCGCCCGGGACGGGGACCGAGAGGCCGGTACCGCGGCCGCACTCCTGA
- a CDS encoding HAD-IIA family hydrolase, with protein sequence MADRKPIESWLTDMDGVLIHEGVPIPGADAFIKKLRESGRPFLVLTNNSIYTPRDLHARLRRMGLDVPIDNIWTSALATAKFLDDQRPNGSAYVIGEAGLTTALHDIGYVLTDHEPDYVVLGETRTYSFEAMTKAVRLINDGARFICTNPDETGPSAEGPLPATGAVAALITKATGKQPYFAGKPNPLMMRTGLNTLGAHSESSAMIGDRMDTDVLAGMEAGMQTFLVLTGLTLPEQVEHFPYRPSKVVDSIADLVDLV encoded by the coding sequence ATGGCAGACCGCAAGCCCATCGAGTCGTGGCTCACCGACATGGACGGGGTGCTCATCCACGAGGGGGTGCCGATCCCCGGCGCCGACGCCTTCATCAAGAAGCTCCGCGAGTCCGGCAGGCCCTTCCTGGTCCTCACCAACAACTCGATCTACACCCCGCGCGACCTCCACGCCCGGCTGCGCCGCATGGGCCTGGACGTGCCGATCGACAACATCTGGACCTCCGCGCTCGCCACCGCCAAGTTCCTCGACGACCAGCGCCCGAACGGCTCCGCGTACGTCATCGGCGAGGCCGGTCTGACCACCGCGCTGCACGACATCGGCTACGTCCTCACCGACCACGAGCCCGACTACGTGGTCCTCGGCGAGACCCGCACGTACTCCTTCGAGGCCATGACCAAGGCCGTGCGGCTCATCAACGACGGCGCCCGTTTCATCTGCACCAACCCCGACGAGACCGGCCCCTCCGCCGAGGGGCCGCTTCCGGCGACCGGCGCGGTGGCCGCGCTGATCACCAAGGCGACCGGCAAGCAGCCGTACTTCGCGGGCAAGCCCAACCCGCTGATGATGCGCACCGGGCTCAACACCCTCGGGGCCCACTCCGAGAGCAGCGCGATGATCGGCGACCGCATGGACACCGACGTGCTGGCCGGCATGGAGGCCGGGATGCAGACGTTCCTGGTGCTCACCGGCCTGACCCTGCCGGAGCAGGTCGAGCACTTCCCCTACCGGCCGTCCAAGGTCGTGGACTCCATCGCGGACCTCGTCGACCTCGTGTAA
- a CDS encoding PQQ-dependent sugar dehydrogenase, translating to MHAYKAWRRLTLVLGTLVAVLPALLLTALTPSPAAAADASTVPLPSLSATTTQVASGLRRPTALVAPDDGTDRLFITEKSGTVRVYHPDTGLARTPLIDITPAVDESGNERGLLGIALPPDFADSRDLYLAYTALPDGAVTLARYRLDESRLEVLLSQEHAEYNNHNGGQLAFGPDGHLYWSIGDGGGSGDPFRAGQRLDTLLGKILRIDVSRSCAPLAYCVPGDNPFVGTPGARGEIWLYGLRNPWRFSFDGADGSMWIGDVGQGHWEEIDHLAPGRGGLNLGWSCYEGLEKFSGGDCAAGEEHTEPVFTYSPYTGGCSVIGGHVYRGRQYAGLVGGTYIATDYCSSTVWALRPDGRGGYEQAEIGEMPTQVTSIGTTADGEFYVVNDLPGGLHRVSFAREEPTCRVDRKVTAWGTGTTVDLTVTNTGDAPVNGWTLEFPLAFGQTVVSDWNTDLTQLSNTITAVNAPHNATIAPGASVTLGYLAGHTGDASPPPRFMLNGDACAVGR from the coding sequence ATGCATGCCTATAAGGCGTGGCGCCGCCTGACGCTCGTTCTGGGCACCCTCGTCGCGGTGCTGCCGGCCCTCCTGCTGACCGCCCTCACCCCGTCGCCCGCCGCGGCGGCGGACGCGTCCACCGTCCCCCTGCCCTCGCTCAGCGCGACCACCACCCAGGTCGCCTCCGGACTGAGACGGCCCACCGCCCTCGTCGCCCCCGACGACGGCACGGACCGGCTGTTCATCACCGAGAAGTCCGGCACCGTCCGCGTCTACCACCCGGACACCGGCCTGGCCCGCACCCCGCTGATCGACATCACCCCGGCCGTGGACGAGTCGGGCAACGAGCGCGGCCTGCTCGGCATCGCCCTCCCGCCGGACTTCGCCGACAGCCGGGACCTGTACCTGGCGTACACGGCGCTGCCCGACGGCGCGGTCACGCTCGCCCGCTACCGGCTCGACGAGTCCCGCCTGGAGGTCCTGCTCTCCCAGGAGCACGCCGAGTACAACAACCACAACGGCGGCCAGCTCGCGTTCGGCCCCGACGGCCACCTGTACTGGAGCATCGGCGACGGCGGCGGCTCCGGGGACCCCTTCCGGGCCGGGCAGCGGCTGGACACCCTGCTGGGCAAGATCCTGCGCATCGACGTGAGCCGCTCCTGCGCCCCGCTCGCCTACTGCGTCCCCGGCGACAACCCCTTCGTCGGCACCCCCGGCGCCCGCGGGGAGATCTGGCTGTACGGGCTGCGCAACCCGTGGCGGTTCTCCTTCGACGGCGCCGACGGCTCGATGTGGATCGGTGACGTCGGCCAGGGCCACTGGGAGGAGATCGACCACCTCGCCCCCGGCCGGGGCGGGCTGAACCTCGGCTGGTCCTGCTACGAGGGCCTGGAGAAGTTCAGCGGCGGGGACTGCGCGGCCGGCGAGGAGCACACCGAGCCGGTCTTCACCTACTCCCCGTACACCGGTGGCTGCTCGGTCATCGGCGGCCACGTCTACCGGGGCCGGCAGTACGCCGGCCTGGTCGGCGGGACGTACATCGCCACCGACTACTGCTCCTCCACCGTCTGGGCGCTGCGCCCCGACGGCCGGGGCGGCTACGAGCAGGCCGAGATCGGGGAGATGCCCACCCAGGTGACGTCGATCGGCACGACCGCCGACGGGGAGTTCTACGTGGTCAACGACCTGCCCGGCGGCCTGCACCGGGTGTCGTTCGCGCGGGAGGAGCCCACCTGCCGGGTGGACCGCAAGGTGACCGCCTGGGGCACCGGCACGACGGTCGACCTCACCGTCACCAACACCGGTGACGCCCCGGTGAACGGCTGGACGCTGGAGTTCCCGCTGGCCTTCGGGCAGACCGTGGTCTCCGACTGGAACACGGACCTGACCCAGCTGAGCAACACGATCACGGCGGTCAACGCCCCGCACAACGCCACGATCGCGCCCGGCGCGAGCGTCACCCTGGGCTATCTCGCCGGTCACACCGGGGACGCGTCGCCGCCGCCGCGGTTCATGCTCAACGGGGACGCGTGCGCCGTCGGCCGCTGA
- a CDS encoding ROK family transcriptional regulator, whose product MRGATGGANLLALRSHNTALVLDLLRTAGAEGISRLELAERTGLTPQAVSKITARLREDGLAAEAGRRASTGGKPRTVLRLVPEAGHAVGVHLDRDELRAVLVDLEGTVVGERRSPLDLGAGAEAVVAGVARAAEALVTDVLRPSEGPPGADVPPPSDGPEASAPPPPDGPVADVPRPSRGPTALAGAPTLLGLGVALPGPLDHVRGVLHRVTGFPEWDGFPLRDALARRLGATVPVVVDKDTNAAALGLAVGGEGGSFAYLHLGTGLGAGLVIGGSVHRGARTGAGEFGHQVVQLDGPPCTCGARGCVEALCLGAVARGDLAEAARVLGTGAANLAGLLDIDLVLLGGRTVAAAPEVFVRGVGAVLDARARREGGRDAAVPVRIAPGGTRGVAEGAAQLLLAPLFGRGDA is encoded by the coding sequence ATCCGGGGCGCGACGGGCGGCGCCAACCTGCTCGCCCTGCGCAGCCACAACACCGCCCTGGTGCTCGACCTGCTGCGCACGGCCGGCGCGGAGGGCATCAGCAGACTCGAACTCGCCGAGCGGACCGGCCTCACCCCGCAGGCGGTCAGCAAGATCACCGCCCGGCTCCGGGAGGACGGCCTCGCCGCCGAGGCCGGGCGCCGCGCCTCCACCGGCGGCAAGCCGCGCACGGTGCTGCGGCTGGTCCCGGAGGCGGGGCACGCGGTCGGCGTGCACCTGGACCGCGACGAGCTGCGGGCGGTGCTGGTCGACCTCGAGGGCACCGTGGTGGGGGAGCGGCGGTCCCCGCTGGACCTGGGGGCGGGCGCGGAGGCCGTGGTGGCGGGGGTGGCACGGGCGGCGGAGGCACTGGTGACGGACGTGCTGCGGCCGTCCGAGGGGCCGCCGGGGGCGGACGTGCCGCCGCCGTCCGACGGTCCGGAGGCGAGCGCACCGCCGCCGCCCGACGGTCCGGTGGCGGACGTGCCGCGGCCGTCGCGGGGGCCGACCGCCCTCGCCGGTGCCCCCACCCTCCTCGGCCTCGGGGTGGCCCTCCCCGGCCCCCTCGACCACGTCCGGGGCGTACTGCACCGGGTCACCGGCTTCCCCGAGTGGGACGGCTTCCCGCTGCGGGACGCGCTGGCGCGGCGGCTGGGGGCGACGGTGCCGGTGGTCGTCGACAAGGACACCAACGCGGCGGCGCTCGGCCTCGCGGTCGGCGGCGAGGGCGGCTCCTTCGCCTACCTGCACCTCGGTACGGGGCTGGGGGCCGGGCTGGTGATCGGGGGCAGCGTGCACCGGGGCGCCCGCACCGGCGCCGGCGAGTTCGGGCACCAGGTCGTCCAGCTCGACGGGCCGCCCTGCACCTGCGGCGCCCGCGGCTGCGTCGAGGCCCTGTGCCTGGGCGCCGTCGCCCGCGGCGACCTCGCCGAGGCGGCCCGGGTGCTGGGCACGGGCGCCGCCAACCTCGCCGGGCTGCTCGACATCGACCTGGTCCTGCTCGGCGGCCGTACCGTCGCCGCCGCGCCCGAGGTGTTCGTCCGGGGGGTCGGTGCCGTCCTCGACGCCCGCGCCCGGCGCGAGGGCGGGCGCGACGCCGCCGTGCCGGTGCGGATCGCGCCCGGCGGGACGCGCGGGGTCGCGGAGGGCGCGGCCCAGCTGCTGCTCGCGCCGCTGTTCGGGCGGGGGGACGCCTGA
- a CDS encoding Gfo/Idh/MocA family oxidoreductase encodes MTGTPPGAPLRVGLVGYGLAGSVFHAPLIASTEGLALDTVVTSNPERQQQARTEFPDVRVAATPDELFGRADELDLIVVASPNRTHVALATTALKAGLPVVVDKPIAGTAAEARELAALAEERGLLLSVFQNRRWDNDFLTLRKLLSDGALGDVYRFESRFERWRPQLKGGWRESGDPAEIGGLLYDLGSHVVDQALVLFGPATAVYAEADVRREGARTDDDTFIALTHANGVRSHLHVSATTAQLGPRFRVLGSRAGYVKHGLDPQEAALRAGLRPGATGAGWGVEPEELWGRVGSGESPVTGGGRPEPTLPGDYPAYYAAVAKALRENGPNPVTAREAAAALDVLEAARRSALEKVTVTL; translated from the coding sequence ATGACTGGTACTCCCCCCGGCGCCCCCCTGCGCGTCGGCCTCGTCGGCTACGGCCTCGCGGGCTCCGTGTTCCACGCCCCGCTGATCGCCTCGACCGAGGGCCTCGCGCTCGACACGGTGGTCACCTCGAACCCCGAGCGGCAGCAGCAGGCCCGCACCGAGTTCCCGGACGTCCGCGTCGCCGCGACCCCGGACGAGCTGTTCGGCCGTGCCGACGAGCTCGACCTGATCGTCGTCGCGTCGCCGAACAGGACGCACGTCGCGCTCGCCACCACCGCCCTGAAGGCCGGTCTGCCGGTCGTCGTGGACAAGCCGATCGCCGGCACGGCGGCCGAGGCGCGCGAGCTGGCGGCGCTCGCCGAGGAGCGCGGCCTGCTCCTGTCCGTCTTCCAGAACCGCCGCTGGGACAACGACTTCCTCACCCTGCGCAAGCTGCTCTCCGACGGCGCGCTCGGCGACGTGTACCGCTTCGAGTCCCGCTTCGAGCGCTGGCGGCCGCAGCTCAAGGGCGGCTGGCGGGAGTCGGGCGACCCCGCAGAGATCGGAGGTCTGCTCTACGACCTCGGCAGCCACGTCGTCGACCAGGCACTCGTCCTGTTCGGCCCGGCGACCGCCGTCTACGCCGAGGCGGACGTCCGCCGCGAGGGCGCGCGGACCGACGACGACACCTTCATCGCGCTCACGCACGCGAACGGCGTCCGCTCCCACCTCCACGTCTCCGCGACCACGGCCCAGCTCGGCCCGCGGTTCCGCGTCCTGGGCTCGAGGGCCGGCTACGTCAAGCACGGACTCGACCCGCAGGAGGCCGCCCTGCGCGCCGGCCTGCGTCCCGGCGCGACGGGTGCCGGCTGGGGCGTGGAGCCCGAGGAGCTGTGGGGCCGCGTCGGCTCCGGCGAGTCCCCGGTGACCGGCGGCGGACGCCCCGAGCCGACCCTGCCGGGCGACTACCCCGCCTACTACGCGGCCGTGGCGAAGGCCCTGCGGGAGAACGGCCCCAACCCGGTGACCGCGCGGGAGGCGGCCGCCGCCCTGGACGTGCTGGAGGCGGCCCGCCGTTCGGCCCTCGAGAAGGTGACGGTGACGCTGTGA
- a CDS encoding heme-degrading domain-containing protein, which translates to MTTDQSREPEPVPSVEELEAQERRLVFRRFTHDDAWALGSLLVEMARERRAPVAVDIHRAGQQLFHAALPGSAPDNDAWIARKRRVVERYGCASYLVGARHRAKGTTFEESSRLDPDAYAAHGGSFPITVEGVGVIGAVTVSGLPQLQDHRLVVEALERFLDGHR; encoded by the coding sequence GTGACGACCGACCAGTCCCGCGAGCCGGAACCCGTCCCGAGCGTGGAGGAGCTGGAGGCGCAGGAACGCCGCCTGGTCTTCCGGCGGTTCACCCACGACGACGCGTGGGCGCTCGGCTCCCTGCTGGTGGAGATGGCGCGCGAGCGCCGGGCCCCCGTCGCCGTCGACATCCACCGCGCGGGCCAGCAGCTCTTCCACGCGGCACTGCCCGGCTCGGCGCCCGACAACGACGCCTGGATCGCCCGCAAGCGCCGGGTCGTGGAGCGCTACGGCTGCGCGTCCTACCTGGTGGGCGCCCGCCACCGGGCCAAGGGCACCACGTTCGAGGAGTCCTCGCGGCTGGACCCGGACGCGTACGCGGCGCACGGCGGTTCGTTCCCGATCACCGTCGAGGGCGTGGGCGTGATCGGTGCGGTGACGGTCTCCGGCCTCCCCCAGCTCCAGGACCACCGCTTGGTGGTGGAGGCACTGGAGCGGTTCCTGGACGGCCACCGGTAG
- a CDS encoding LLM class F420-dependent oxidoreductase encodes MSDTAGIPKQSIGRYGIWSVGLRSEDPSRRGELAESAAELEELGFGAVWLGGNSAARHAVPLVEATSALTVGTSIQSIWQYEAEEAAAGFAELEAAHPGRFLLGLGVSHAKLADRYRRPYSSLVAYLDALDAAGVPAGRRVVAALGPRTLELSRDRTLGAIPYLVTPEHTAQARGLLGEAPLLAPELKVVLEPDPARARALARASLAPYLALPNYTNNFLRLGFTEDDLADGGSDRLVDAVFAWGEESRIRDRVDTFLSAGADHVALQIVDDRPRDSLPREGWRRLASLLG; translated from the coding sequence ATGAGCGACACCGCGGGCATCCCGAAGCAGAGCATCGGCCGGTACGGCATCTGGAGTGTCGGACTGCGTTCGGAGGATCCCTCCCGGCGCGGCGAACTCGCCGAGTCGGCGGCCGAGTTGGAGGAACTGGGCTTCGGCGCCGTCTGGCTGGGCGGCAACAGCGCCGCCCGCCACGCGGTGCCGCTCGTCGAGGCGACCTCGGCGCTCACCGTCGGCACCAGCATCCAGAGCATCTGGCAGTACGAGGCGGAGGAGGCCGCCGCGGGCTTCGCCGAGCTGGAGGCGGCCCACCCGGGCCGTTTCCTGCTCGGCCTCGGCGTCAGCCACGCCAAGCTCGCCGACCGGTACCGCCGCCCCTACTCGTCCCTCGTCGCCTACCTCGACGCGCTGGACGCGGCCGGGGTCCCGGCCGGCCGCAGGGTCGTCGCCGCCCTCGGTCCGAGGACCCTGGAGCTGTCCCGCGACCGGACGCTCGGCGCGATCCCGTACCTGGTCACCCCGGAGCACACCGCGCAGGCCCGCGGCCTCCTCGGTGAGGCCCCGCTGCTGGCGCCCGAGCTGAAGGTGGTCCTCGAGCCGGACCCGGCCCGGGCCCGCGCGCTCGCCCGCGCGAGCCTGGCCCCGTACCTCGCGCTGCCCAACTACACGAACAACTTCCTCCGCCTGGGCTTCACCGAGGACGACCTGGCCGACGGCGGCAGCGACCGCCTGGTCGACGCGGTGTTCGCGTGGGGCGAGGAGTCCAGGATCCGCGACCGCGTCGACACCTTCCTCTCCGCGGGCGCGGACCACGTGGCCCTGCAGATCGTCGACGACCGGCCCCGCGACTCCCTGCCCCGGGAGGGCTGGCGCCGCCTCGCCTCCCTGCTGGGGTGA
- a CDS encoding fumarylacetoacetate hydrolase family protein, translated as MKLLRVGTAGRERPALLDADGVLRDLSGLVADIDGALLADEAALGRIRAAADTGELLALDGTGLRIGPPLARIGKIVCIGLNYHDHARETGAEPPAEPVVFFKAADTVVGPDDTVLVPRGSVKTDWEVELAVVIGRTARYLESAREGLAHVAGYAVAHDVSEREFQIERGGTWDKGKNCETFNPLGPWLVTADEIADPQDLSLRLWVNGELRQDGTTAEQIFPVGEVVRYVSQFMTLYPGDVINTGTPAGVALGQPEPKPFLRAGDVVELEIDGLGRQRQEFKDA; from the coding sequence ATGAAGCTGCTGCGAGTCGGTACGGCGGGACGGGAGCGGCCCGCGCTGCTCGACGCCGACGGGGTCCTGCGGGACCTCTCGGGTCTCGTCGCGGACATCGACGGGGCGCTGCTCGCCGACGAGGCGGCACTCGGCCGGATCCGGGCCGCCGCCGACACCGGTGAACTGCTCGCGCTGGACGGGACGGGGCTGCGGATCGGGCCGCCGCTGGCACGGATCGGCAAGATCGTCTGCATCGGCCTCAACTACCACGACCACGCGCGCGAGACGGGCGCCGAGCCGCCCGCCGAACCGGTGGTCTTCTTCAAGGCGGCGGACACCGTCGTCGGCCCGGACGACACGGTGCTGGTGCCGCGCGGGTCGGTCAAGACCGACTGGGAGGTCGAACTGGCCGTCGTCATCGGGCGCACGGCGCGGTACCTGGAGTCGGCGCGGGAGGGGCTCGCGCACGTCGCCGGGTACGCCGTCGCGCACGACGTCTCCGAGCGGGAGTTCCAGATCGAGCGGGGCGGCACCTGGGACAAGGGCAAGAACTGCGAGACCTTCAACCCGCTCGGACCGTGGCTGGTCACCGCCGACGAGATCGCCGACCCGCAGGACCTGTCCCTGCGGCTCTGGGTCAACGGCGAGCTCAGGCAGGACGGCACCACCGCCGAGCAGATCTTCCCGGTGGGCGAAGTCGTGCGCTACGTCAGCCAGTTCATGACGCTGTACCCGGGGGACGTCATCAACACCGGTACGCCGGCCGGGGTGGCGCTGGGACAGCCGGAGCCGAAGCCGTTCCTGCGCGCCGGGGACGTGGTGGAGCTGGAGATCGACGGACTCGGGCGGCAGCGGCAGGAGTTCAAGGACGCGTAG
- the yidC gene encoding membrane protein insertase YidC has translation MSVFASLVEHLADLLQPLFGASAAAAAIVLFTALVRLLVHPLSRAAARGQRARAALQPKIAELRRRHGGNPEKLQRAVLDLHAREKVSPLSGCLPSLLQLPAFFLLYHLFSSGTVGGRPNGLLGHELFAAPLGGRWADALRAGGPFGEAGLVYAGLFALVAVVAVFSYRLTKRTMAAHPPLTAGGDGGERVPGTAAMTRAMPFMPFLTLITVAVVPLAAALYVVTSTTWSVVERAVLYR, from the coding sequence ATGTCCGTCTTCGCCAGCCTGGTCGAGCACCTGGCCGACCTGCTCCAGCCGCTGTTCGGCGCATCCGCGGCGGCCGCCGCGATCGTCCTGTTCACCGCGCTCGTACGGCTCCTCGTCCACCCCCTGTCCCGGGCCGCCGCGCGCGGCCAGCGGGCCCGGGCCGCGCTCCAGCCGAAGATCGCCGAGTTGCGCCGCAGGCACGGCGGGAACCCCGAGAAGCTCCAGAGGGCCGTGCTGGACCTGCACGCGCGGGAGAAGGTGTCGCCGCTGTCCGGGTGCCTGCCGAGCCTGCTCCAGCTGCCGGCGTTCTTCCTGCTGTACCACCTGTTCTCCAGCGGGACGGTCGGCGGCCGCCCCAACGGACTGCTCGGGCACGAGCTGTTCGCCGCGCCGCTGGGCGGGCGGTGGGCCGACGCGCTGCGCGCGGGCGGACCGTTCGGGGAGGCCGGACTCGTCTACGCCGGGCTGTTCGCGCTCGTCGCGGTCGTGGCCGTCTTCAGCTACCGGCTGACGAAGCGGACGATGGCCGCGCACCCGCCCCTGACGGCGGGCGGCGACGGCGGGGAGCGGGTGCCGGGAACGGCCGCGATGACCAGGGCGATGCCCTTCATGCCCTTCCTGACGCTGATCACCGTGGCCGTGGTGCCGCTGGCCGCCGCGCTGTACGTGGTCACCAGCACGACGTGGAGCGTGGTGGAGCGGGCCGTCCTGTACCGGTGA
- a CDS encoding DUF6412 domain-containing protein, which yields MRGRTVRLVAVLLPLVQVVLLLTPAAGGLSVADVALAATAAAGAAFAACALVLARCAPAVPPTRVRTAMRDRDRRTAFLPQRDPDARGRTRPRAPGHALPATAA from the coding sequence ATGCGCGGACGGACGGTCCGGCTCGTCGCCGTGCTCCTGCCCCTCGTCCAGGTCGTCCTGCTGCTGACGCCCGCCGCCGGCGGGCTCTCCGTGGCCGACGTCGCGCTCGCCGCGACCGCCGCGGCCGGTGCCGCGTTCGCCGCCTGCGCGCTCGTCCTCGCCCGCTGCGCGCCCGCCGTCCCGCCCACCCGGGTGCGCACGGCCATGCGCGACCGTGACCGGCGTACGGCCTTCCTGCCCCAGCGCGACCCCGACGCCAGGGGGCGCACCAGACCCCGGGCCCCGGGGCACGCCCTCCCGGCGACCGCCGCGTAG
- a CDS encoding helix-turn-helix domain-containing protein, producing the protein MDDMALGKDYATQECSIASALEVIGERWTLLVIRDAFYGVRRYNDFLVHLGIPRAVLAARLRTLTAQGILEKRRYQQSPPRDEYVLTDRGTALWPTLRALGLWGREHITRVRLRVFRHADCGTELGPYGECPACGTIVPVPDVEVLPGPGLDPDPADPVSRALLKPKRLLQPVEIDPA; encoded by the coding sequence GTGGACGACATGGCACTGGGCAAGGACTACGCGACGCAGGAGTGCTCGATCGCGAGCGCCCTCGAGGTCATCGGGGAACGCTGGACGCTGCTCGTCATCCGCGACGCGTTCTACGGCGTGCGGCGCTACAACGACTTCCTCGTCCACCTGGGCATCCCGCGCGCGGTCCTCGCCGCCCGCCTGCGGACGCTGACCGCGCAGGGGATCCTGGAGAAGCGCCGGTACCAGCAGTCGCCGCCGCGGGACGAGTACGTCCTCACCGACCGCGGGACCGCGCTGTGGCCCACCCTGCGGGCGCTCGGGCTGTGGGGGCGCGAGCACATCACACGGGTCCGGTTGCGCGTCTTCCGGCACGCCGACTGCGGCACCGAACTCGGCCCGTACGGCGAGTGCCCGGCCTGCGGAACCATCGTGCCCGTGCCGGACGTTGAGGTGTTGCCGGGACCCGGACTCGATCCGGACCCGGCGGATCCGGTCAGCCGGGCCCTGCTCAAGCCGAAGCGGCTGCTGCAGCCCGTCGAGATCGATCCGGCCTGA